In Cryptomeria japonica chromosome 10, Sugi_1.0, whole genome shotgun sequence, a genomic segment contains:
- the LOC131063403 gene encoding cullin-1-like translates to MLDISMRAFPSIPEKDILAEYLRENLAQRLLNHETADDTRERIILGKLKQECGEQFTSKMENMLDDSKLVRDTQRKFNEYLIAHPCAHLGLGFTAMVLKAEHWPTDNSFAELTLPPEMATCVEVFKEFYRKPNRKLTWVYSMGTCDITGYFDSGMKEISSTPYQASALLLFNARETLSYSEIRSRLNLTDDETSLLLNTLACGEYKILNKYPDTKIVVQTDRFDFNAKFSCREQRFSILPTLEQAANKKERVVKNVNVYRREAIDALVVRIMKSSRRVLDHKQLVEQCIEQVGYRFHLDNTMIKKSIERLIEREYMVRSEDDPNTYIYLD, encoded by the coding sequence ATGCTTGATATCAGTATGAGAGCTTTTCCCTCTATTCCTGAAAAAGACATACTTGCAGAGTATCTCAGGGAAAATCTTGCACAGAGACTTCTGAATCATGAAACTGCAGATGATACTCGTGAAAGAATCATACTGGGAAAATTGAAGCAGGAATGTGGAGAACAATTTACGTCCAAAATGGAGAACATGCTTGATGACTCAAAATTGGTGAGGGATACCCAAAGGAAGTTCAATGAATATCTTATTGCACATCCTTGTGCACATCTTGGATTAGGGTTTACTGCCATGGTTTTGAAAGCCGAACACTGGCCAACGGATAACTCATTTGCTGAGCTTACTCTTCCTCCTGAAATGGCTACTTGTGTTGAGGTTTTCAAAGAGTTTTATAGAAAACCCAATAGAAAGCTCACATGGGTCTATTCTATGGGTACTTGTGATATCACTGGATATTTTGATAGTGGGATGAAAGAAATCTCTTCAACGCCTTATCAAGCTTCTGCATTGTTGTTATTTAATGCAAGAGAAACTCTAAGTTATTCTGAAATTAGGTCTCGCTTGAACTTGACAGATGATGAAACTAGCCTACTGCTAAACACTCTTGCATGTGGAGAATATAAAATCCTAAATAAGTACCCAGACACAAAAATTGTGGTACAGACTGATAGGTTTGATTTCAATGCAAAGTTTAGTTGCAGAGAGCAGAGATTCAGTATTCTACCAACCTTGGAACAAGCTGCCAACAAGAAGGAAAGAGTCGTGAAGAATGTCAATGTATATAGGCGTGAAGCCATTGATGCATTGGTTGTAAGAATCATGAAAAGTAGTAGAAGAGTTTTAGATCACAAGCAGCTAGTAGAACAGTGCATTGAGCAAGTTGGATACAGGTTCCATCTTGATAATACCATGATCAAAAAGAGTATTGAACGACTTATAGAAAGGGAATACATGGTGAGGAGCGAAGATGATCCCAACACATACATATACCTGGATTAA